From Pseudomonas putida, one genomic window encodes:
- the gabD gene encoding NADP-dependent succinate-semialdehyde dehydrogenase, giving the protein MQLKDAQLFRQQAFINGEWLDADSGQTINVTNPATGEVIGTVPKMGTAETRRAIEAADKALPAWRALTAKERSNKLRRWFELMIENQDDLARLMTTEQGKPLAEAKGEIAYAASFIEWFAEEAKRVYGDTIPGHQPDKRLIVIKQPIGVTAAITPWNFPAAMITRKAGPALAAGCTMVLKPASQTPYSALALVELATRAGIPAGVLSVVTGSAGEVGGELTGNSLVRKLSFTGSTEIGRQLMEECAKDIKKVSLELGGNAPFIVFDDADLDKAVEGAIISKYRNNGQTCVCANRIYVQDGVYDAFAEKLKAAVAKLKIGNGLDDGTTTGPLIDGKAVAKVQEHIADAVSKGAKVLSGGKLIEGNFFEPTILVDVPKTAAVAKEETFGPLAPLFRFKDEAEVIAMSNDTEFGLASYFYARDMSRVFRVAEALEYGMVGINTGLISNEVAPFGGIKASGLGREGSKYGIEDYLEIKYLCISV; this is encoded by the coding sequence ATGCAGCTCAAAGACGCTCAGTTGTTCCGCCAGCAAGCCTTCATCAATGGTGAATGGCTGGATGCGGACAGCGGCCAGACCATCAATGTGACCAACCCGGCCACAGGTGAAGTCATCGGTACCGTGCCGAAGATGGGCACTGCGGAAACCCGCCGCGCCATCGAAGCTGCCGACAAGGCCCTGCCGGCCTGGCGTGCTCTGACCGCCAAAGAGCGCTCGAACAAGCTGCGCCGCTGGTTCGAACTGATGATCGAGAACCAGGACGACCTGGCTCGTCTGATGACCACCGAACAAGGCAAGCCACTGGCCGAAGCCAAAGGCGAAATCGCTTACGCAGCCTCGTTCATCGAGTGGTTCGCCGAAGAAGCCAAGCGCGTTTACGGGGATACCATCCCGGGCCACCAGCCTGACAAGCGCCTGATCGTCATCAAGCAGCCGATCGGTGTCACCGCGGCCATCACCCCGTGGAACTTCCCGGCGGCGATGATCACCCGTAAAGCCGGCCCGGCCCTGGCCGCTGGCTGCACCATGGTGCTCAAGCCTGCTTCGCAAACCCCTTACTCTGCCCTGGCCCTGGTCGAGCTGGCTACCCGTGCCGGCATCCCGGCTGGTGTGCTGAGCGTGGTGACCGGCAGCGCTGGCGAAGTCGGCGGCGAGCTGACCGGCAACTCCCTGGTGCGCAAACTGTCCTTCACCGGCTCGACCGAAATCGGTCGCCAGCTGATGGAAGAATGTGCCAAGGACATCAAGAAGGTTTCCCTGGAGCTGGGTGGCAACGCCCCGTTCATCGTGTTCGACGATGCCGACCTGGACAAGGCGGTAGAGGGCGCGATCATCTCCAAATACCGCAACAACGGCCAGACCTGCGTTTGCGCCAACCGTATCTACGTGCAGGACGGCGTCTACGATGCCTTCGCCGAGAAGCTCAAGGCCGCTGTGGCCAAGCTGAAGATCGGTAACGGCCTGGACGACGGCACCACCACTGGCCCGCTGATCGATGGCAAGGCCGTCGCCAAGGTTCAGGAGCACATCGCGGACGCCGTCTCCAAAGGCGCCAAGGTGCTGTCCGGTGGCAAGCTGATCGAAGGCAACTTCTTCGAGCCGACCATCCTGGTCGACGTGCCGAAGACCGCTGCCGTCGCCAAGGAAGAGACCTTCGGCCCGCTGGCGCCGCTGTTCCGCTTCAAGGACGAGGCCGAAGTCATCGCCATGTCCAACGACACCGAGTTCGGCCTGGCCTCGTACTTCTATGCCCGCGACATGAGCCGTGTGTTCCGTGTTGCCGAAGCGCTGGAATACGGCATGGTGGGTATCAACACCGGCCTGATCTCCAACGAAGTCGCGCCGTTTGGCGGTATCAAGGCTTCGGGCCTGGGCCGTGAAGGTTCCAAGTACGGTATCGAGGACTACCTCGAAATCAAGTACCTGTGCATCAGCGTCTGA
- a CDS encoding aryl-sulfate sulfotransferase gives MNAKTETHALPEGACLTATVPQRDEALLGDVVVNPYRLAPLTAIVRDGGRTLTAAHVRVLGRGERGVDIAYEVSDRSLWTYGGIPVFGLYPDHVNQVEVTYKLDGERIRERYQIYAPAVRLPVVAKQTAALPEVEPVKVAPGFANRLYLFNHLLGDIPGGRAFKWNGLGGAAEWDQVGNNWIADSNGDVRWYLDIEQIHDSNRRDGLGGTMGFQQTRDGKLIWGQGQTYSKYDLLGRRIWQRSLPDKFADFSHEIRETANGTYLLRVGTSDYRRPDGKRVRSIRDHIIEVNEAGDVLEFWDLNQILDPYRGDLLETLGKAAIQLPEGVQKQDDRLANELAEGDLPFGDTPGVGTGRNWAHVNAIDYDADDDSIIVSARHQGVVKIGRDKAVKWILASPQGWPQRLQDKVLKPVGSEAFDWSWTQHTAWLTGKGTLTVFDNGWGRDFAPTKLTGNYSRAVEYRIDEAKGTVEQVWEYGKERGDEWYSPVTSVVAYRPETDTQFIYSASVDFLTPEKLTTTVLNEVRRGSQEVLVELKVHSRQPGSVGYRALVIDLAKAF, from the coding sequence ATGAACGCCAAGACCGAAACCCACGCACTGCCCGAGGGCGCCTGCCTGACTGCCACGGTGCCGCAGCGTGATGAAGCGCTGCTCGGCGATGTGGTGGTCAACCCGTATCGCCTGGCGCCGTTGACCGCAATCGTCCGCGATGGCGGGCGCACCCTGACCGCTGCCCATGTTCGCGTGCTGGGCCGCGGTGAACGTGGTGTGGATATCGCCTATGAGGTGTCCGACCGTTCGCTGTGGACCTACGGGGGCATCCCCGTGTTCGGGTTGTACCCTGACCATGTGAACCAGGTGGAAGTAACCTACAAGCTCGACGGTGAGCGTATTCGTGAGCGCTATCAGATCTACGCCCCGGCAGTGCGCTTGCCGGTAGTGGCCAAGCAGACCGCCGCACTGCCCGAAGTCGAGCCAGTCAAAGTTGCCCCCGGTTTTGCGAACCGTCTTTACCTGTTCAACCACTTGCTCGGTGACATTCCCGGTGGCCGCGCCTTCAAGTGGAATGGCCTGGGTGGTGCCGCCGAGTGGGACCAGGTTGGCAACAACTGGATCGCCGACAGCAACGGCGATGTGCGTTGGTATCTGGACATCGAACAAATCCACGATTCCAACCGCCGCGACGGCCTGGGCGGCACCATGGGCTTCCAGCAGACCCGCGACGGCAAGCTGATCTGGGGCCAAGGCCAGACCTACTCCAAGTACGACCTGCTGGGCCGGCGCATCTGGCAGCGCAGCTTGCCGGACAAGTTCGCTGACTTCTCCCACGAAATCCGCGAAACGGCCAACGGCACCTACCTGCTGCGTGTCGGTACCAGCGATTACCGCCGGCCTGATGGCAAACGGGTGCGCTCGATCCGCGACCACATCATCGAGGTCAATGAAGCCGGGGATGTCCTGGAATTCTGGGACCTCAACCAGATTCTCGACCCTTACCGCGGCGACCTGCTGGAGACGTTGGGCAAGGCCGCCATTCAATTGCCCGAAGGGGTACAGAAGCAGGACGACCGCCTGGCCAATGAATTGGCTGAAGGGGACCTGCCGTTCGGTGACACCCCGGGGGTGGGCACAGGGCGCAACTGGGCGCACGTCAATGCCATCGACTACGATGCCGATGACGACAGCATCATCGTTTCAGCGCGCCATCAGGGCGTGGTGAAGATCGGCCGTGACAAGGCGGTGAAGTGGATTCTGGCTTCGCCGCAGGGCTGGCCGCAGCGGCTGCAGGATAAGGTGCTCAAGCCTGTTGGCAGTGAGGCCTTCGATTGGTCGTGGACCCAGCACACTGCCTGGCTGACCGGCAAAGGCACGTTGACGGTATTCGACAATGGCTGGGGGCGTGATTTTGCGCCGACAAAGCTTACCGGCAACTACAGCCGTGCGGTGGAGTACAGAATCGACGAAGCCAAGGGCACCGTCGAGCAGGTGTGGGAGTACGGCAAAGAGCGGGGCGACGAGTGGTACAGCCCGGTGACGTCGGTGGTCGCTTACCGTCCTGAAACCGATACCCAGTTCATCTATTCGGCATCGGTTGATTTCCTCACCCCCGAGAAGCTCACCACTACGGTGCTCAACGAGGTGCGCCGCGGTAGTCAGGAGGTACTGGTGGAGCTGAAGGTGCATAGCCGTCAGCCGGGCAGCGTCGGGTACCGCGCACTGGTGATCGACCTGGCCAAGGCTTTCTGA
- a CDS encoding TonB-dependent receptor has translation MSRWPARASRFTLQPLAAGVLLAASSASFAEEPVDTAPAVEQDAKLGTVTVNARRREETAQSVPTPISVLDSETLETQRIYRVQDLQQLVPSTNVSYVHARQSSISIRGLGNNPASDGLEGSVGIYLDNVYLGRPGMAVFDLLDVEQLEVLRGPQGTLFGKNTTAGVLNIVSRKPTFHREGSIQQSIGEDGYLQTQGSFSGPISDTLAGRISAYRTEDDGYVKNIHNGDHLNGGKRQGFRTQLLFQPSETFNLRWIGEYNEEDSNNGILSLYSSGPTINGVNRYESLAAQAGATLVSGKDRKVNFDSDQQVTVFQGGTSVEANWTLPNDFTLTSITAYRWWDFTPRNDDGLNVPVAYNAGVAVRDKQYSQEIRLASPTGGLFDYVLGAYYFKQDLDNKSFTYYGPQADVWNATPAGALNDVTTLGDGHIDTDSYALFAQGTWHITDRLDFTAGVRGTYEEKSASVTRDAPVGGAPVTGAAAAARQGRVGAYDSGDLNQYSFSPSGLLGLSYRFNEQLLGYATLTHGEKSGGINLTVGAAPRLGTDSLVVGTERVNNAEVGLKSTLFDDRLQLNANLFWAEVHGYQANVYDQTNRVQYLANAGRVRSRGLEFEATALPIRGLTVNFNGSWNDVRYTEYDDAPCPPEVSLVNATATCDLSGHQVVGASKYIANLNGQYKWQLTEHIEPYVTASYAFRSKAVGTIDDSDFGQIPSYALVNLSTGVRLDQGDGVLDLSLWVKNAGDKTYFTSLWNSANGGYAGVLGTPRTFGATARYDF, from the coding sequence ATTTCCCGTTGGCCTGCGCGCGCGTCGCGCTTTACCTTGCAGCCTTTGGCCGCCGGCGTTCTGCTGGCGGCTTCCAGTGCCAGCTTCGCCGAAGAACCGGTCGACACTGCCCCCGCCGTGGAGCAGGACGCCAAGCTTGGCACTGTCACCGTCAATGCCCGTCGCCGTGAGGAAACCGCGCAAAGCGTGCCCACGCCGATCAGCGTGCTCGACAGCGAGACCCTGGAAACACAGCGCATCTACCGTGTCCAGGACCTGCAACAACTGGTGCCCAGCACCAACGTGTCCTATGTGCATGCTCGCCAGTCGAGCATCTCGATCCGCGGCCTGGGCAACAACCCGGCCAGCGATGGCCTGGAAGGCAGCGTCGGCATCTACCTGGACAACGTCTATCTCGGGCGCCCTGGCATGGCGGTATTCGACCTGCTGGATGTCGAACAACTGGAAGTACTGCGGGGTCCGCAAGGTACGCTGTTCGGCAAGAACACCACGGCAGGCGTGCTGAACATCGTCTCGCGCAAACCGACCTTTCACCGTGAGGGCAGCATCCAGCAGTCCATTGGCGAGGATGGTTACCTGCAGACCCAGGGCAGTTTTTCCGGGCCGATCAGCGACACCTTGGCCGGGCGCATCAGTGCCTACCGAACCGAAGACGACGGCTATGTGAAGAACATCCACAACGGCGATCATCTGAACGGGGGCAAGCGGCAGGGCTTTCGGACCCAGTTGCTGTTCCAGCCGAGCGAAACCTTCAACCTGCGCTGGATCGGTGAGTACAACGAAGAGGATTCCAACAACGGCATCCTCAGCCTGTACAGCTCCGGGCCGACCATCAATGGTGTCAATCGTTACGAAAGCCTGGCTGCCCAGGCCGGTGCCACACTGGTTTCGGGCAAGGACCGCAAGGTCAATTTCGATTCCGACCAGCAGGTAACCGTGTTCCAGGGAGGCACCTCGGTAGAAGCCAACTGGACCCTGCCCAACGACTTCACCCTCACCTCGATAACCGCCTACCGCTGGTGGGACTTCACCCCGCGCAACGACGATGGTCTCAACGTGCCGGTGGCCTACAACGCCGGGGTCGCGGTGCGCGACAAGCAGTATTCACAGGAAATCCGCCTGGCGTCGCCCACCGGGGGGCTTTTCGATTATGTGCTCGGTGCCTATTACTTCAAGCAGGACCTGGACAACAAATCGTTCACCTATTACGGCCCGCAGGCCGACGTCTGGAACGCTACGCCCGCCGGTGCCCTGAACGACGTCACAACACTGGGTGACGGGCACATCGATACCGACAGCTATGCCCTGTTCGCCCAAGGCACCTGGCACATCACCGACCGCCTCGACTTCACCGCCGGTGTGCGCGGCACCTACGAAGAGAAGAGCGCCTCGGTGACACGGGATGCGCCGGTGGGCGGTGCGCCGGTGACCGGCGCCGCTGCTGCGGCGCGCCAAGGCAGGGTAGGGGCCTACGACTCGGGTGACCTCAACCAGTACAGCTTCAGCCCCTCCGGGCTGCTCGGCCTGAGTTACCGCTTCAACGAGCAACTGCTGGGCTACGCCACCCTGACCCACGGTGAAAAATCCGGAGGGATCAACCTGACTGTCGGCGCGGCGCCGCGGCTGGGCACAGATTCCTTGGTGGTCGGTACAGAGCGGGTCAACAACGCTGAAGTCGGTCTCAAGAGCACCCTGTTCGATGACCGTCTGCAGCTCAATGCCAACCTGTTCTGGGCCGAGGTGCATGGCTACCAGGCCAACGTCTACGACCAGACCAACCGCGTGCAGTACCTGGCCAATGCCGGGCGCGTGCGTTCGCGGGGGCTTGAGTTCGAGGCTACCGCGCTGCCGATCCGTGGGCTGACGGTCAACTTCAATGGCTCGTGGAATGACGTGCGTTACACCGAATACGACGATGCGCCATGCCCGCCCGAGGTCAGCCTGGTCAATGCCACCGCCACTTGCGACCTGTCCGGCCACCAGGTGGTCGGCGCCTCCAAGTACATCGCCAACCTCAACGGCCAGTACAAGTGGCAGTTGACCGAGCACATCGAGCCTTACGTCACCGCCAGCTATGCCTTCCGCTCCAAGGCGGTCGGCACCATCGATGATTCCGACTTCGGCCAGATCCCCAGCTACGCGCTGGTCAATCTGTCCACGGGTGTACGCCTGGACCAGGGCGACGGGGTACTCGATCTGTCGCTGTGGGTGAAGAACGCCGGCGACAAGACCTATTTCACCAGTTTGTGGAATTCCGCCAACGGCGGGTATGCCGGCGTGCTCGGCACCCCGCGCACCTTCGGCGCCACCGCCCGCTACGATTTCTGA
- a CDS encoding LysR family transcriptional regulator, whose protein sequence is MHIDLRQLRHFIALVEHRSFVAAAAAVNLSQSAFSRSIQTLEHNVGCRLVDRASKDLSPTRQGLLVLEHSRRLVHGAHNLVNEIHQFNGATTGVVRFGSGPAPAGGLVPRAVARFVAEFPAARTCFQVDNWQALNRKLIAEEIEFFVADTRQFESDPDYRVHKLTPQRWHFCCRAGHPLTERPWVNARDVFDYPLATTFRPPNIRKILSELSGRQDFLPSVECEHGYALLNVVMHSDTIGIACSANLRPYQSGQGLTPLRLADLAPEQEESFYTRYGVVSRVGYGLSPLAQGMVRQLVACDAEE, encoded by the coding sequence ATGCATATCGACCTTCGCCAGCTCCGCCACTTCATCGCCCTTGTCGAACACCGCAGTTTCGTCGCTGCGGCGGCTGCGGTGAACCTGTCGCAATCGGCCTTCAGCCGCAGCATCCAGACCTTGGAGCACAACGTCGGCTGCCGCTTGGTCGACCGCGCCAGCAAGGATCTTTCACCCACCCGTCAGGGCCTGTTGGTGCTGGAGCACTCCCGCCGGCTGGTGCATGGCGCGCACAATCTGGTCAACGAAATCCACCAGTTCAATGGCGCCACCACGGGCGTCGTGCGCTTCGGCTCGGGCCCTGCCCCCGCGGGTGGCCTGGTACCACGGGCAGTCGCGCGCTTCGTCGCCGAATTCCCGGCGGCACGTACCTGCTTTCAGGTGGATAACTGGCAGGCCTTGAACCGCAAGCTGATTGCCGAGGAGATCGAATTCTTCGTTGCCGACACCCGCCAGTTCGAGTCCGACCCGGACTACCGGGTTCACAAGCTGACACCACAGCGCTGGCACTTTTGCTGCCGCGCCGGACACCCACTGACCGAGCGCCCCTGGGTTAATGCGCGGGATGTATTCGATTACCCGCTGGCGACCACTTTCCGCCCGCCGAACATCCGCAAGATCCTCAGTGAACTGAGCGGCAGGCAGGACTTTCTACCCTCGGTAGAGTGCGAGCATGGTTATGCATTGCTCAACGTGGTGATGCACTCGGACACCATCGGCATTGCCTGCAGTGCCAATTTGCGGCCTTATCAGTCGGGGCAGGGGCTGACGCCGCTGCGGTTGGCGGACCTGGCGCCGGAGCAGGAGGAGTCTTTCTACACTCGCTATGGCGTGGTGAGCCGGGTGGGGTATGGGTTGTCGCCATTGGCGCAGGGAATGGTCAGGCAGTTGGTGGCCTGTGATGCCGAAGAGTAA